Genomic DNA from Gemmatimonadales bacterium:
GCCTCGAGGACATGCGCGAGCGCTTCGGCCGCGTGGTGATCGGCACCAGCCGCGCCGGCGAGCCGGTGACCTGCGAGGATCTCGGCGTGGCCGGCGCCATGGCCGTCCTGATGAAGGACGCCATCCAGCCCAACCTCCTCCAGACCCTCGAGGGCACCCCGGCGTTCGTGCACGCCGGACCGTTCGCCAACATCGCGCACGGCAACTCCTCGATCGTCGCGGACCAGATCGCCCTGAAGCTCGCCGACTACACCGTCACGGAGTCCGGCTTCGGCGCCGACATCGGGATGGAGAAGTTCCTTGACATCAAGTGCCGCTACTCCGGCCTGGTGCCGAACGTGATCGTCATCGTCGCCACGGTCCGCGCGCTCAAGATGCACGGGGGCGGCCCCAAGGTCGTGGCCGGCCGGCCGCTCGATCCGGCCTACACGGAGGAGAACCTGGCGCTGCTGGAGAAGGGCGCGGCGAACCTCGCCAAGCACATCGAGAACGCCAAGCTGTTCGGCATCCCGGTGTGCGTGGCGGTGAACTCCTTCCAGTACGACACGGCGGCCGAGGTCGCCCTGGTGCAGCGGATCGCCCGCGAGGCGGGCTCCGAGGGCGCGTTCAAGTGCACCCACTGGATGGACGGCGGCAAGGGCGCCCTCGAGCTGGCCGAGGCCGTGACCGGCGCGGCGAGGCGCACCAGCCACTTCGAGTACCTCTACCCGCTCGACTGGCCGATCAAGAAGAAGATCGAAACCATCGCCACCCGGATCTACGGCGCCGACGGCGTGGACTACCTGCCCGAGGCCGAGGCCAAGGTGGAGCTGTACACCCGGCTCGGCTTCGACCGGCTGCCGATCTGCATGGCCAAGACGCACCTCAGCCTCTCGCACGACCCCGCGCTCAAGGGTCGGCCCACCGGCTGGCGCCTGCCGATCCGCGACATCCGGGCGTCGGTGGGCGCGGGCTTCCTCTATCCGCTGTGCGGGACGATGCAGACGATGCCGGGCCTGCCGACGCGGCCGGTCTACTACGACGTGGACCTGGACCTCAAGACGGGACGCGTGGTGGGGCTGTTCTAGCGCCTCAGCGCTGCCACACCCGCACGTAGTCCACCGCCATCCGCGTCCCGCTCGCCCCCCGCGCGCCGTAGCCGCCGGCCGGGATGCGG
This window encodes:
- a CDS encoding formate--tetrahydrofolate ligase, with protein sequence MPVKITRPVPSDIAIAQAAKLRPIEAIAEDAGLEASELELFGRFKAKVHLEVRDRLSRRKNGKYIDVTAITPTPLGEGKTTTTIGLSQAIGAHLGQRVFACIRQPSQGPTFGIKGGAAGGGYSQVVPMEDFNLHLTGDIHAVTAANNLVAAGIDARILHERANPDNAKLGRALCPDGSFARGIADRARRLGITARRYEDLTPEEMGRLFRLDIDPASITWQRVLDVNDRFLRRLQIGLGDAEKGNERVTGFDISVASEVMAILALTTGLEDMRERFGRVVIGTSRAGEPVTCEDLGVAGAMAVLMKDAIQPNLLQTLEGTPAFVHAGPFANIAHGNSSIVADQIALKLADYTVTESGFGADIGMEKFLDIKCRYSGLVPNVIVIVATVRALKMHGGGPKVVAGRPLDPAYTEENLALLEKGAANLAKHIENAKLFGIPVCVAVNSFQYDTAAEVALVQRIAREAGSEGAFKCTHWMDGGKGALELAEAVTGAARRTSHFEYLYPLDWPIKKKIETIATRIYGADGVDYLPEAEAKVELYTRLGFDRLPICMAKTHLSLSHDPALKGRPTGWRLPIRDIRASVGAGFLYPLCGTMQTMPGLPTRPVYYDVDLDLKTGRVVGLF